ATACGCTATGCAATGTTACACGATGAACAAAAATGTATCGGTTGTACCGCTTGTATGGATGCTTGCCGTGAAACCAATCACGTGCCAGAAGGCGTTTCTCGTTTAGAAATTTTCCGTACCAAAGTGGGCGGCGAATTTCCTGATGTGAAATATGATTTTTTCAGACAATCTTGCCAACACTGTACTGATGCACCTTGTGTTTCAGTTTGCCCAACAGGTGCATCATTTGTTGAGAAAGAAACGGGGATTGTTGATGTAAACAAAGATTTATGTATCGGCTGTCAATATTGTGTGGCTGCCTGTCCTTATCGTGTACGTTACGTTAATCCAATCACGAAAACCATTGATAAATGTAACTTCTGTCGTGATACAAATTTAGCACAGGGTAAATTACCTGCTTGTGTTGAAAGCTGTCCGACAAAAGCATTAACCTTTGGCGATGTGAATGATCCGAACAGTGAAATTTCAATGAAATTAAAAACAATGCCAACTTATCGTACAAAAGTATCCTTAGGTACAAAACCTAATTTATACCACGTACCAAGTAAATATGGGGAGATAAAATAATGAGTAGTCCATTTCATTTCCCTTCACTTGTTTGGGGCGAAAGTATCGCAATTTACCTATTTTTATTAGGTATTTCAGCTGGCGGAACGATGATTTCAATCTTATTAAAACGTCGTGGTTTGTTAGGCGAAAATTTAGCAGAAAGTAATATTTTACGTTGTAATGCGATTTTAGCCCCTGTAACCATAATGATCGGGTTAATTTTATTGATTTTCCACTTAGTGCGTCCGTGGACATTTTGGTATTTAATGTTTAATTATCAACCGCATTCAATAATGTCTATTGGGGTAATGTTATTCCAAGTGTATATGGCAATGCTATGTTTGTGGATTGCGATTATCTTTAAAGATCTGATTTTATCTATCGTGAGAAAAATCGTTCCTAAATTAGAAAATTTTGTAGCTAAGGCGATTGATTTCTTTGCTAGATTTAATTCAGTGATTGAAACCATTTTATTATTGGTTAGTATCGCATTAGGGGCATATACAGGGTTCTTATTATCTGCATTAGTCAGCTATCCAATGTTGAATAATCCTGTGTTACCAATTTTGTTCTTAATTTCAGGAACATCATCAGGTATTGCGGCGATTATGCTATTTACCCTATTATTTACGAAAGAAAAAACAACCTCAAAAGCAATGAGCTATTTACATTCCCTTGAATTTCCAGTGGTATGTAGCGAGCTATTCTTATTGTTTGCCTTTTTCTTTGGTTTATATCTTGGTGGCGGACAAAAAACCGTATCAATGTACACAGCCATTGGTGGTGGATTCTGGTCTTATGTATTTTGGAGCGGTGTGGTAGGAATTGGTTTAATTTTGCCGTTAAGTTTAACCTTAATTGCGAATGAAAAACTAAAACATCAACGTAAATTTATCTACTTAACCACAGGCTTAACTCTGTTAGGCGTGCTTTGTTTACGTTTCTTTATTTTATATGCAGGTCAAATGACCTTAGCATAAATTAAAAATAGTATAAACCTATCATTCTTTTAGATATGATAGGTTTATTTATTTTATATTATAGTAAATTAAATTGAGATTTATATTGTAGGGGAGCATTAGTAAACGCAGTTTACGTATATGCTTCCGAATGCACGGGCTAAGAATATATTGGAAATTATTTCTTTTATTTGACCGCTATTTTTTAGATTTTATTAGGTAAATTTGGTATCGAGCAACGGGCGAATATACGCAAGCAAGCTTGCTAATGTCGCCCCTACGAATCAGCAACTAGATTGAATTTATAATGCTGATTTCAATTTAATTTACTATACTTTTACTTTTTATAACCACAGAGAGCATAAATGTTACCAGAAGTTGGATTTTTATTATTGATCATTGCTAGTATTTCAAATTTATTTTTAGCAATTATTCCAGCGATGGGGTTATATGCCCAAAAATCATCTTTTGTAAATGCAACGCCTAAGCTAAGCTATTTTGCTTTTCTCTCAATTACGCTTTCTTTCACCATTTTAGCGTACAGCTTTGCGATTGATGATTTTTCACTGCTTTATGTCGCAACCCATTCCAATTCACAATTACCAACTTTTTATAAAATCGCAGCAAGTTGGGGCGGACATAATGGCTCAATGCTGTTTTGGTTTTTTGCGTTAAATTTATGGACAACGGTTTTTTCACTGTCTAACCGCAATAATAAATCTGAACTTGTTATTCACACCCTTGCTATTTTAGGGTTTATCACATTTTGTTTTTCACTCTTTTTAATTTTTTACTCCAATCCATTTGAGCGAGAATTTCCGATTCCAATGGAAGGGAGCGATCTCAATCCAATGTTGCAAGATCTTGGGCTGATTTTCCACCCACCTTTGCTATATCTTGGTTATGTCGGCTTTGCGGTAACCTTTGCCTTAGTAATGGCAACCTTGATAACCAATAAATTTAACGCTGAGTTTATCCGTTTGATGAAAACGTGGGTCAGAATAGCGTGGGGATTTTTAACCTTAGGTATTTTACTGGGTGCGTGGTGGGCATATTACGAATTAGGCTGGGGCGGTTGGTGGTTTTGGGATCCTGTTGAAAATGCGTCCTTAATGCCGTGGTTATTAGGCATTGCGTTATTGCATACACTTTCAATCAATCACAAAAAAGGGATATTTATCCACTGGACGATCATTCTCTCATTATTATGTTTCTCTTTAACGCTACTTGGCACGTTTATTGTACGTTCGGGCGTTTTAACCTCAGTGCATAGCTTTACTTCAACGGGTAATAAAGGCTTAGCGTTGTTGCTACTGTTTTCAACCTTAACCCTGATTTCTTTTACGATTTATGCGGTCAGAATAAAACCAACAAATACAAATTATCCGATTAAATTAAGCTCTCTCACAGGAATGACCTTGATTTTTAATATCATTATCAGCCTTGCAACTTTTGTGGTGTTTATCGGCACATTTTATCCGATGTTTTATACTGTGATGAACTGGGGAACGATTTCCGTTGGCGCGCCTTATTTTAACTTACTCTTTTTCCCGTTAATCGGCTTGGTTTGCGTGTTAATGATTTGTCTGTTTACCTTTAAAAACAATAAATATAAACATATTATCATTCTATTGTTATCGCTTGTTGCAACCTTTGTCGTCTTAAATAGTACATTATTATATTTTCAGAGAGTAAACATCAGCCTTGTGGCAATTTGCTTTATTTGTGTTGCATTTTATCTCTTGTTTACCACGATTTTACAATTTAACCTATCAAAAATCCCTTTTGTATTAGCACACTGCGGTGTGGCACTGGCGATTTTTGGAGCGACAATGATGGGGTATTTTAGTCTTGAAAAAGGCGTTAAACTCGCTCCACAACAAGAAATAATCTTTAATGGAATGACTTTTGAATATGCACGATTTAGCAATGAAATCGGTCAGAATTATACTAGCGAACAAGCCCATTTTATTGTTTATAAAGAGAAGCAAGAAATAGCAAAGCTCGTGACAGAAAAGCGATTTTATGCAGTCACGGATACCCAAATGTCAGAAGTTGGGCTAGACCGTAGCTACTTAGGGGATATTTATATCGTAATGGGGGATAAACTGGGCAAAGGCGAATTTACCTTTAAATTACAATATAAACCTTTTGTTGTTTGGCTTTGGATTGGCGGAATATTGATGGCACTTGGCGTGTGCTGGCATTTATTCAGCGAGATTTTTACAAGATTTAGGTTAAAGAAAGAATGAAAAGAGCATTGATATTTTTACCTTTATTGTTGCTGGTATTGTTTATCGGCGTGTTACTTAGTGCGATAAACAATAACAAAAATCCAGCCACAATAAACCAACCCTTACCGCAGTTTAATCAAGTGGCGTTAATGGACGAAAGCAAGCAATTTGGCAATCAAGATATGCCGACTACTTTTTATCTTATCAACGTGTGGGCAAGTTGGTGTAACTATTGTAAGCAAGAGTTACCGACTCTGAAAAAAATTGCTCAAACAGGTGTGCCGATTGTGGGATTAAATTACCGAGATAACCGAGAACAAGCGGTCAGAATTTTACAAAAATTTGCAAATCCGTTTATTTTTAATCTGTATGATAAAGATGGTACTTTTGCGAATAAACTTGGGGTTAATGCTACGCCGCAAACTTATCTGATTGATAACAAAGGGATAATCAAGCTACGTTATAGTGGCGAATTAACAATGGATGTTTGGCAACAGGATTTCTTGCCACTGATTAAGCAACATAAGGCTAACCAATGAAAAAACTTTTTTTGATTATTGCGATATTATTATTTCAAACCAGTGTCGCCAAAATGGTGGATACCTTTGAATTTCATAGCGAACAGGAACGAGCCAGAGCCGTTGCTCTCGCAAAATCGTTGCGTTGTCCACAGTGTCAGAACCAAAACTTGGTCGAGTCCAACGCAGACATTGCCTATAATTTAAGAATTGAAGTTTATAATTTGGTTAATCAAGGCAAATCCGATGATGAAATTATTCAAATAATGACACAGCGATTTGGCGATTTTGTGCTGTATAAACCGCCTTTTAAATACACCACCCTTTTATTGTGGGGCTTGCCTATTGCTTTGCTTTTGCTAGCGATAGGATTTTTACTTTTTCAAGTATTCCGAAAGTCAAAACAAGACATAACCCCAACATCGCCAATCACTACCGCACAGGCAAGTTTAGTGACTCATTTACCTTCTAATAAGCAAGGTTCATTATGGGTATATATGGGATTGTTTTGTGGTATAGTGTTGATCTCATCAGTGCTTTATTTTTGCCTTGATCGTTACAATATCGCCGAGCAAGAAACGGATAAATTTATCCAACAAAAAGCGACCTTGATACGCAATACGCCGTTACAAACCAAACAACATTACATCAAAACGATTGAAAATGCGTTACGCCAAAACCCTAATGATAGCCAAAAATGGATAGAATTAGGGCAGGCATACAGCTCACTAAATCAATTTGATGATGCAATGATAACTTATTCTTATGCTGAAAAATTAGAAGGCACAAAAGCCTATATTTTAGGCTTGATGGCAACTACGCTTTATTACAAACATCATAATAAAATAACCCCAGAAGTCGCCACATTGATTGAGCAAGCATTACAACTTGACCCAAACGAGCTATCAAGTTTATCTCTACTTGCCAATGATTATTTTATCAAAAAAGACTATCCACAAGCCTTAGAATTATGGCAAAAACTACTCGACAGCAATCATTCTAATTTAGATCGCAAAGCCGTGATTGAGCGAATGAAAACCGC
This DNA window, taken from Phocoenobacter uteri, encodes the following:
- the nrfC gene encoding cytochrome c nitrite reductase Fe-S protein produces the protein MSECSRRKFMGGVGALLVTSSVVATLPSKQKKETGKPIRYAMLHDEQKCIGCTACMDACRETNHVPEGVSRLEIFRTKVGGEFPDVKYDFFRQSCQHCTDAPCVSVCPTGASFVEKETGIVDVNKDLCIGCQYCVAACPYRVRYVNPITKTIDKCNFCRDTNLAQGKLPACVESCPTKALTFGDVNDPNSEISMKLKTMPTYRTKVSLGTKPNLYHVPSKYGEIK
- the nrfD gene encoding cytochrome c nitrite reductase subunit NrfD yields the protein MSSPFHFPSLVWGESIAIYLFLLGISAGGTMISILLKRRGLLGENLAESNILRCNAILAPVTIMIGLILLIFHLVRPWTFWYLMFNYQPHSIMSIGVMLFQVYMAMLCLWIAIIFKDLILSIVRKIVPKLENFVAKAIDFFARFNSVIETILLLVSIALGAYTGFLLSALVSYPMLNNPVLPILFLISGTSSGIAAIMLFTLLFTKEKTTSKAMSYLHSLEFPVVCSELFLLFAFFFGLYLGGGQKTVSMYTAIGGGFWSYVFWSGVVGIGLILPLSLTLIANEKLKHQRKFIYLTTGLTLLGVLCLRFFILYAGQMTLA
- a CDS encoding heme lyase CcmF/NrfE family subunit, translating into MLPEVGFLLLIIASISNLFLAIIPAMGLYAQKSSFVNATPKLSYFAFLSITLSFTILAYSFAIDDFSLLYVATHSNSQLPTFYKIAASWGGHNGSMLFWFFALNLWTTVFSLSNRNNKSELVIHTLAILGFITFCFSLFLIFYSNPFEREFPIPMEGSDLNPMLQDLGLIFHPPLLYLGYVGFAVTFALVMATLITNKFNAEFIRLMKTWVRIAWGFLTLGILLGAWWAYYELGWGGWWFWDPVENASLMPWLLGIALLHTLSINHKKGIFIHWTIILSLLCFSLTLLGTFIVRSGVLTSVHSFTSTGNKGLALLLLFSTLTLISFTIYAVRIKPTNTNYPIKLSSLTGMTLIFNIIISLATFVVFIGTFYPMFYTVMNWGTISVGAPYFNLLFFPLIGLVCVLMICLFTFKNNKYKHIIILLLSLVATFVVLNSTLLYFQRVNISLVAICFICVAFYLLFTTILQFNLSKIPFVLAHCGVALAIFGATMMGYFSLEKGVKLAPQQEIIFNGMTFEYARFSNEIGQNYTSEQAHFIVYKEKQEIAKLVTEKRFYAVTDTQMSEVGLDRSYLGDIYIVMGDKLGKGEFTFKLQYKPFVVWLWIGGILMALGVCWHLFSEIFTRFRLKKE
- a CDS encoding DsbE family thiol:disulfide interchange protein — encoded protein: MKRALIFLPLLLLVLFIGVLLSAINNNKNPATINQPLPQFNQVALMDESKQFGNQDMPTTFYLINVWASWCNYCKQELPTLKKIAQTGVPIVGLNYRDNREQAVRILQKFANPFIFNLYDKDGTFANKLGVNATPQTYLIDNKGIIKLRYSGELTMDVWQQDFLPLIKQHKANQ
- the nrfF gene encoding heme lyase NrfEFG subunit NrfF; the encoded protein is MKKLFLIIAILLFQTSVAKMVDTFEFHSEQERARAVALAKSLRCPQCQNQNLVESNADIAYNLRIEVYNLVNQGKSDDEIIQIMTQRFGDFVLYKPPFKYTTLLLWGLPIALLLLAIGFLLFQVFRKSKQDITPTSPITTAQASLVTHLPSNKQGSLWVYMGLFCGIVLISSVLYFCLDRYNIAEQETDKFIQQKATLIRNTPLQTKQHYIKTIENALRQNPNDSQKWIELGQAYSSLNQFDDAMITYSYAEKLEGTKAYILGLMATTLYYKHHNKITPEVATLIEQALQLDPNELSSLSLLANDYFIKKDYPQALELWQKLLDSNHSNLDRKAVIERMKTAEFLLGKAR